Proteins co-encoded in one Hemibagrus wyckioides isolate EC202008001 linkage group LG26, SWU_Hwy_1.0, whole genome shotgun sequence genomic window:
- the sp6 gene encoding transcription factor Sp6 — protein sequence MAHPYEPWLRAAPPGGPEEVGMSGWWDLHGGAAGGWMDLQGSATLGVGGGAMGQGGPMGLQPAVSTYNPEAQMCCLPSSPHAGPLYPPDGFKMEPLAPDMMHTPHHSTSFSLEESQEGASGSARPKSQRRSGTRAPGQTACRCPNCLSAESLGANNDGDDASKRKHLHNCHIPGCGKAYVKTSHLKAHLRWHSGDRPFVCNWLFCGKRFTRSDELQRHLQTHTGAKRFSCSVCPRVFMRSDHLTKHMRVHEEQGSTENTSPAPIGDGALTTAPPTGAAPNLRLKSESNASGDETPANST from the coding sequence ATGGCCCACCCATATGAGCCGTGGCTGCGTGCGGCGCCCCCTGGAGGCCCGGAGGAGGTGGGCATGTCTGGTTGGTGGGATCTGCATGGGGGAGCTGCAGGAGGCTGGATGGACCTCCAGGGGTCAGCAACACTCGGGGTCGGAGGCGGGGCCATGGGTCAGGGTGGCCCCATGGGCCTGCAACCAGCAGTCAGCACCTATAACCCTGAAGCTCAGATGTGCTGCCTGCCGTCCTCACCCCATGCTGGTCCACTTTACCCCCCTGATGGCTTCAAAATGGAGCCGCTGGCGCCTGACATGATGCAtactccacatcactccacctCCTTCTCCCTGGAGGAGTCGCAGGAGGGAGCGAGCGGCTCAGCTCGGCCAAAATCACAGCGCCGGTCTGGAACCAGAGCTCCGGGTCAGACAGCCTGTCGCTGCCCAAACTGCCTGAGTGCAGAGTCGCTAGGAGCCAACAACGATGGAGATGATGCCAGCAAGCGCAAACACCTACACAACTGCCACATCCCGGGCTGCGGGAAGGCCTACGTGAAAACGTCTCACCTGAAAGCTCACCTGCGCTGGCACAGCGGCGACCGGCCCTTTGTCTGCAACTGGCTGTTCTGTGGGAAACGCTTCACGCGCTCTGATGAGCTGCAGCGCCACCTGCAGACGCACACCGGCGCAAAGCGCTTCAGCTGCAGCGTTTGTCCTCGTGTCTTCATGCGCTCTGACCACCTGACAAAGCACATGCGTGTTCACGAGGAGCAGGGGAGCACAGAAAACACCTCACCTGCCCCCATCGGTGACGGAGCTCTGACGACTGCTCCACCTACCGGGGCAGCGCCGAACCTGCGACTGAAGAGTGAAAGCAATGCTAGTGGAGACGAGACACCAGCAAACAGCACCTAA